From the genome of Lineus longissimus chromosome 8, tnLinLong1.2, whole genome shotgun sequence, one region includes:
- the LOC135492528 gene encoding uncharacterized protein LOC135492528 produces the protein MATGVKGLKWSKMITVILLAWGCLTAPVLGQNSTESMVLITNVPSSQSIIIEPSLDLSSLIIPSLASSYSSLSGSASAPVSFDSAQFSMTFLIISDLNKNVERSALSDSGDWSFISDISSTSRPSGSLSSMSASMVSTASSSQSQSDISSKSSFSFRDSSVLPSFSMSSSVPLFSSSAASSFSQESSSTSFIYDSASSSVTFSSGISSTSLSSSFGFSTSAPLPSFGSSSSGVSSGSSLSLSSSGLLPSSSSFGFSSSGLLPSGSSGLPSSSSFGFSSSGLLLSSSSGLPSSSSFDFSSSGLLPSSSGVLQSSSSFDFSSSGLLPSSSSGLPSSSSFDFSSSGLLPSSSGGLQSSSSFDFSSSGLLPSSFSGLPSSSSFDFSSSGLLPSSSGGLQSSSSFDFSSSGLLPSSSSGLPSSSSFDFSSSGLLPSSSGGLQSRSSFDFSSSGLLPSSSSGLPSSSSFDFSSSGLLPSSSGGLQSRSSFDFSSSGLLPSSSSGLPSSSSFDFSSSGLLPSSSSGLPSSSSFGFSSSGLLPLSSSGLPSSSSFDFSASGLLPSSSSFAFSSSGILPSSSGFGFSSSRLLPSSSSGLPSSSSFDFSSSGLLPSSSSGLPSTSSFDFSSSGLLPSSSNFGFSSSGQLPSSSSFDFSSSGLLPSSSSFAFSSSGLLPSSSSGLSSSSRFDFSSSGLLPSSSGFGYSSSGLPSSSSFDFSSSGLLPSSSSGLPSSSSFDFSSSRLLPSSSSGLSSSSSFGFSSRGLLPSSSSFDFSSSGLLPSSSSAFPSSSSFDFDSSGLVTSSSSGLPSSSSFGFSSSGLLPSSSSFDFSSSGLLPSLSSVFLSSSSFGFSSSGLLPSSSSFDFDSSGLAPSSSSGLPSSSSFGFSSSGLLPSSSSFDFSSSGLLPSSSSAFPSSSSFDFDSSGLVPSSSSGLPSSSSFGFSSSGLLPSSSSFDFSTSGLLPSSSSAFPSSSSFDFDSSGLVPSSSSGLPSSSSFGFSSSGLLPSSSSFDFSSSGLLPSSSSGLPSSSGFGFSSSGLLPSSSSGLLSSSGFGFSSSGLLPSGSSGLPSSSGIGFSSSGLLPSSSSGLASSSSFGFSSSALLPSSSSGSSGLLPSGSSGLPSSSIIGFSSSGLLPSSSSGLPSSSSFGFSSSALLPSSSSRLPTSSSFDFSSSGQLPSSSSRLPSSSSFGFSSSGLLQSSSSRFPSSSSFDFSSSGQLPSSSSGSSGLLPSSSSGLLSSSGFGFSSSGLLPSSSSGLPSSSSFGFSSSGLLPSSSSGLPSSSSFVFSSSGLLPSSSSGSSGLFPSSSSGSSGLLPSSSSGLLSSSSFGFSSSGLLPSSSSKLLSSSSLGFSSSGLLPSSSSLGLSSSGLLPSSSSFGFSSSGELPSSSSLGQSSSGLLSTGSSFGFSSSELQSSSFGYSSSFEWTIAIKYKYAVD, from the exons ATGGCGACCGGTGTAAAGGGGTTGAAATGGAGTAAAATGATAACTGTTATACTCTTAGCATGGGGATGCCTAACTGCGCCCGTTTTAGGCCAGAACTCAACAG AATCTATGGTGCTCATCACGAATGTTCCCAGCTCACAGTCGATAATCATCGAGCCATCACTGGACCTGTCGAGTCTGATTATACCGTCGCTCGCAAGTTCATACTCATCTTTGAGTGGGTCAGCCTCGGCCCCTGTCAGTTTCGACTCTGCACAGTTCTCCATGACATTTTTAATAATAAGTGACCTCAATAAAAATGTTGAGCGTTCCGCCTTATCTGACAGTGGCGACTGGTCATTTATAAGTGATATCAGCTCAACAAGTCGGCCCAGTGGCTCATTGAGCTCTATGAGCGCAAGTATGGTATCGACAGCATCTTCAAGCCAAAGCCAAAGtgatatttcttcaaaaagtagtTTCAGTTTTAGAGACTCGTCAGTGCTTCCATCATTTTCGATGTCGTCTAGTGTACCGTTATTTTCAAGCAGTGCTGCATCAAGTTTCAGTCAAGAAAGTTCATCTACCAGTTTTATATATGACAGTGCATCATCAAGTGTGACTTTTAGTTCTGGTATATCCTCAACCAGTTTAAGCTCAAGTTTTGGCTTCAGCACCAGTGCACCGCTACCTTCTTTTGGATCTAGTTCTTCTGGTGTGTCATCTGGCTCAAGCCTCAGCTTAAGTTCCAGTGGATTATTACCATCAAGTTCAAGCTTTGGCTTCAGTTCCAGTGGACTGTTACCATCAGGTTCCAGTGGGTTGCCTTCAAGTTCAAGCTTTGGCTTCAGTTCGAGTGGACTGTTACTGTCAAGTTCCAGTGGGTTACCTTCAAGTTCGAGCTTTGACTTCAGTTCTAGTGGATTACTACCATCAAGTTCCGGTGTGTTACAATCAAGTTCAAGCTTCGACTTCAGTTCCAGTGGACTGTTACCATCAAGTTCCAGTGGGTTACCTTCAAGTTCGAGCTTTGACTTCAGTTCCAGTGGATTACTACCATCAAGTTCCGGTGGGTTACAATCAAGTTCAAGCTTTGACTTCAGTTCCAGTGGACTGTTACCATCAAGTTTCAGTGGATTACCTTCAAGTTCGAGCTTTGACTTCAGTTCCAGTGGATTACTACCATCAAGTTCTGGTGGGTTACAATCAAGTTCAAGCTTCGACTTCAGTTCCAGTGGACTGTTGCCATCAAGTTCCAGTGGGTTACCTTCAAGTTCGAGCTTTGACTTCAGTTCCAGTGGATTACTACCATCAAGTTCCGGTGGGTTACAATCAAGATCAAGCTTTGACTTCAGTTCCAGTGGACTGTTGCCATCAAGTTCCAGTGGGTTACCTTCAAGTTCGAGCTTTGACTTCAGTTCCAGTGGATTACTACCATCAAGTTCTGGTGGGTTACAATCAAGGTCAAGCTTCGACTTCAGTTCCAGTGGACTGTTACCATCAAGTTCCAGTGGGTTACCTTCAAGTTCGAGCTTTGACTTCAGTTCCAGTGGATTGCTACCATCTAGTTCCAGTGGACTACCATCAAGTTCAAGCTTTGGCTTCAGTTCTAGTGGACTGTTACCATTAAGTTCCAGTGGGTTACCTTCAAGCTCAAGTTTTGACTTCAGTGCAAGTGGACTGTTACCTTCAAGTTCAAGCTTTGCATTCAGTTCAAGTGGAATACTACCATCAAGTTCAGGCTTTGGCTTCAGTTCAAGCAGACTGTTACCATCAAGTTCCAGTGGGTTACCATCAAGTTCGAGCTTTGACTTCAGTTCCAGCGGATTACTACCATCAAGTTCCAGTGGGCTACCTTCAACTTCAAGCTTTGACTTCAGTTCCAGTGGATTGCTACCATCAAGTTCAAACTTTGGCTTCAGTTCAAGTGGACAGTtaccttcaagttcaagttttgaCTTCAGTTCAAGTGGACTGTTACCTTCAAGTTCAAGCTTTGCGTTCAGTTCAAGTGGATTGCTACCATCAAGTTCCAGCGGTTTATCATCAAGTTCAAGGTTTGACTTTAGTTCAAGTGGACTGTTACCATCAAGTTCAGGTTTTGGCTACAGTTCCAGTGGATTACCATCAAGTTCGAGCTTTGACTTCAGTTCAAGTGGATTACTACCATCAAGTTCCAGTGGGTTACCTTCTAGTTCAAGCTTTGACTTCAGTTCCAGTAGACTGTTACCATCAAGTTCCAGTGGGTTATCTTCGAGTTCGAGCTTTGGCTTCAGTTCGCGTGGTTTGCTACCATCAAGTTCAAGCTTCGACTTCAGTTCCAGTGGACTGTTACCATCAAGTTCTAGTGCCTTTCCATCAAGTTCGAGCTTTGATTTTGATTCCAGTGGATTAGTAACATCAAGTTCCAGTGGATTACCTTCAAGTTCGAGCTTTGGCTTCAGTTCGAGTGGTTTGCTACCATCAAGTTCAAGCTTCGACTTCAGTTCCAGTGGATTACTACCATCACTTTCCAGCGTCTTTCTATCAAGTTCAAGCTTTGGCTTCAGTTCAAGTGGATTGCTACCTTCAAGTTCGAGCTTTGATTTTGATTCCAGTGGATTAGCACCATCAAGTTCCAGTGGATTACCTTCAAGTTCGAGCTTTGGCTTCAGTTCGAGTGGTTTGCTACCATCAAGTTCAAGCTTCGACTTCAGTTCCAGTGGACTGTTACCATCAAGTTCTAGTGCCTTTCCATCAAGTTCGAGCTTTGATTTTGATTCCAGTGGATTAGTACCATCAAGTTCCAGTGGATTACCTTCAAGTTCGAGCTTTGGCTTCAGTTCGAGTGGTTTGCTACCATCAAGTTCAAGCTTCGACTTCAGTACCAGTGGACTGTTACCATCAAGTTCTAGTGCCTTTCCATCAAGTTCGAGCTTTGATTTTGATTCCAGTGGATTAGTACCATCAAGTTCCAGTGGATTACCTTCAAGTTCGAGCTTTGGCTTCAGTTCGAGTGGATTGCTACCTTCAAGTTCAAGCTTTGACTTCAGTTCCAGTGGACTGTTGCCCTCGAGTTCAAGTGGGTTACCATCAAGCTCAGGCTTTGGATTTAGTTCAAGTGGACTGTTACCATCAAGTTCGAGTGGCTTACTGTCAAGCTCAGGCTTTGGATTCAGTTCAAGTGGATTGTTACCATCAGGTTCCAGTGGACTACCATCAAGTTCCGGCATCGGCTTCAGTTCCAGTGGATTACTTCCATCAAGTTCCAGCGGGCTAGCATCAAGTTCAAGCTTTGGATTCAGTTCAAGTGCACTCTTACCATCAAGTTCCAGTGG TTCAAGTGGATTGTTACCATCTGGTTCCAGTGGACTACCATCAAGTTCAATCATCGGCTTCAGTTCAAGCGGATTACTACCATCAAGTTCCAGCGGGCTACCATCTAGTTCAAGCTTTGGATTCAGTTCAAGTGCACTGTTACCATCGAGCAGCAGCAGGTTACCTACGAGCTCTAGCTTTGATTTCAGTTCCAGTGGACAGCTGCCCTCGAGTTCAAGTAGGTTACCGTCAAGCTCAAGCTTTGGATTCAGTTCAAGTGGACTGTTACAATCAAGCAGCAGCAGGTTTCCTTCAAGCTCCAGCTTTGACTTCAGTTCCAGTGGACAGTTGCCCTCGAGTTCTAGTGG TTCAAGTGGACTGTTACCATCAAGTTCGAGTGGCTTACTGTCAAGCTCAGGCTTTGGATTCAGTTCAAGTGGACTGTTACCATCAAGTTCAAGTGGTTTACCGTCAAGCTCAAGCTTTGGATTCAGTTCAAGTGGACTGTTACCATCAAGTTCAAGTGGGTTACCATCAAGTTCAAGCTTTGTCTTCAGTTCAAGTGGCCTGTTACCATCAAGTTCAAGTGG TTCAAGTGGACTCTTTCCATCAAGTTCAAGTGG TTCCAGTGGACTGTTACCGTCGAGTTCCAGTGGGTTGCTATCAAGCTCAAGCTTTGGTTTCAGTTCTAGTGGACTGTTGCCATCAAGTTCCAGCAAGTTACTTTCCAGTTCGAGTTTAGGCTTCAGTTCGAGTGGACTACTACCATCGAGTTCAAGCCTTGGATTGAGCTCCAGTGGATTATTACCATCCAGTTCCAGCTTTGGATTCAGTTCCAGTGGAGAATTACCATCAAGCTCAAGCTTAGGTCAGAGTTCCAGTGGATTGTTGTCAACAGGTTCAAGCTTTGGTTTCAGTTCCAGTGAACTTCAAAGTTCAAGCTTTGGTTATAGCTCCAGT TTCGAGTGGACTATTGCTATCAAGTACAAGTATGCAGTCGACTGA
- the LOC135492274 gene encoding large ribosomal subunit protein eL15-like has product MGAYKYMQELYRKKQSDVLRFLLRVRCWHYRQLSAIHRVSRPTRPDKARRLGYRAKQGFCIYRIRVRRGGRKRPVAKGAVYGKPVHQGVNQLKFNRSHQSVAEERVGRKCGSLRVMNSYWVAQDSTYKYFEIIMVDPFHKAIRRCPDLQWICSSKAKHREMRGLTSAGRKSRGLGKGHAYNSTIGGSHKAAWRRNNFQQMHRKR; this is encoded by the exons ATGGGGGCCTACAAGTATATGCAAGAACTTTACAGGAAAAAGCAGAGTGATGTGCTGCGCTTCCTCCTTCGTGTCCGGTGCTGGCATTATCGTCAGTTGTCTGCCATCCACAGGGTTTCCCGCCCAACCAGGCCAGACAAGGCAAGGCGTCTTGGGTACAGGGCCAAACAAG GTTTCTGTATCTACAGAATCCGTGTGCGCCGTGGTGGTCGCAAGCGTCCAGTTGCCAAGGGTGCTGTCTATGGTAAACCCGTGCACCAGGGAGTGAACCAACTCAAATTCAACAGGTCTCACCAGTCTGTGGCTGAG GAGCGTGTTGGCCGCAAATGTGGATCCCTCCGTGTAATGAACTCGTACTGGGTAGCCCAAGATTCTACTTATAAGTATTTTGAGATCATCATGGTTGATCCCTTTCATAAGGCCATCAGGCGTTGCCCAGACCTCCAATGGATCTGTTCCTCCAAAGCCAAGCACAGGGAGATGCGCGGTCTCACGTCAGCCGGGCGCAAATCTCGTGGCCTCGGAAAGGGTCACGCCTACAACTCGACCATTGGTGGTTCCCACAAGGCTGCCTGGAGAAGGAACAACTTCCAACAGATGCACAGGAAGCGTTAA